Proteins found in one Homalodisca vitripennis isolate AUS2020 chromosome 4, UT_GWSS_2.1, whole genome shotgun sequence genomic segment:
- the LOC124359828 gene encoding piggyBac transposable element-derived protein 4-like has protein sequence MASRKHELFDQDINELLGSEFSELSDSDDESDVDIFSRVRSGDFIFSELVRDADFNHDLGYLDEPVPGPSGDTVYSNNRPNKPTLDSVDLVINEVVQNYNPRNDFTGNEGTECRPNLKRRKLPPITYPWVNDTNFIPHIFPFDSSKSGINADSGISKESTNLDFFLSLFPMELVSHIVEQTNLYFHEVVSKLPNVSRSEIDNWYNTNESEMLCFLALCILMSHVRKNKIKEYWSTNTVIQTPFFGQAMSRNRFLILCRMLHFNNSIVTNSKTLGRLHKINPILCSINKSFTDNFTPYENLALDETIFLWKGRLLFRQYIPSKRARFGIKLFIISDCKTGYVLNVLPYIGSETQLNFEDLSDKVGMSGQVVLTLTESFFNLGHKLYLDNWYVSPSLAEELFSKSTNMCGTCLPTRRGVPKEGLKKLKKGETDSHHAQFMLYERWLDQREVRVLSTMHEHGMKETGKRDPHTGQKIVKPVSVLDYNQHMGAVDAGDMQLSFNETARKSLKWYKKLFFHLLDVTIRNAYILQHQMTGKIPQLSEFRKELVREIIEKHCEMKKDKRGGRPSANITPLRLTQCHFLEPIPATVNKDRPRRKCHVCANTTRRPQRRQDTYFMCIPCNVSLCVHPCMMEYHTYRNF, from the exons atggCTTCGCGTAAGCATGAGTTGTTTGATCAAG atattaatgaattattgggCAGTGAGTTTAGTGAACTATCTGATagtgacgacgaaagtgatgtggatattttcagtcgtgtaagaagtggtgattttatttttagtgaactaGTTCGTGATGCAGACTTCAACCACGATTTAGGTTATCTCGATGAACCAGTACCAGGACCATCAGGTGATACTGTTTATTCAAATAATCGTCCAAATAAGCCTACTTTGGATAGTGTTGACTTGGTAATAAACGaggtagttcaaaattataatcccAGAAATGACTTTACTGGTAATGAAGGAACTGAATGTAGGCCTAACCTCAAACGTAGAAAGCTACCTCCAATTACCTATCCCTGGGTGAATGATACCAACTTTATTCCGCACATATTTCCATTTGACAGCTCAAAATCTGGAATAAATGCTGATTCTGGAATAAGTAAGGAATCTACAAACCTAGATTTTTTCTTGTCGTTGTTTCCAATGGAATTAGTATCACACATTGTTGAGCAGACTAATCTCTATTTTCATGAAGTCGTTTCTAAGCTGCCCAATGTTTCTAGATCTGAAATTGATAATTGGTACAATACCAATGAGAGTGAAATGTTATGCTTTTTAGCATTGTGTATCCTGATGTCCCAtgtgagaaaaaataaaataaaagagtacTGGTCTACCAATACAGTAATTCAAACACCATTCTTCGGTCAGGCAATGAGTCGAAACAGGTTTCTAATACTGTGTAGAATGCTGCATTTCAACAACAGTATTGTTACAAACTCTAAAACCTTAGGAAGATTACATAAGATAAACCCTATTCTctgttctataaacaaatcatttactGACAATTTCACTCCTTATGAGAATCTTGCATTGGATGAAACAATTTTCTTGTGGAAAGGTAGGCTACTTTTTCGCCAGTATATTCCTAGTAAGAGAGCAAGATTTGGCATAAAACTGTTTATCATATCTGATTGCAAAACAGGATACGTTCTAAATGTTTTACCATATATTGGTTCTGAAACTCAGCTAAATTTTGAAGACCTCAGTGATAAAGTAGGTATGTCAGGTCAGGTAGTGTTGACTCTTACAGAATCTTTTTTCAATCTTGGACACAAACTGTACCTTGATAACTGGTATGTCTCACCCTCATTAGCAGAAGAACTATTTAGTAAAAGTACAAATATGTGTGGAACATGCTTGCCAACAAGGCGTGGTGTTCCAAAAGAAGgcctaaaaaaattgaaaaaaggggaAACGGATTCACATCATGCACAATTTATGTTATATGAACGTTGGCTAGATCAACGGGAGGTTAGGGTTTTATCAACAATGCATGAACATGGTATGAAAGAAACTGGTAAACGTGATCCCCATACTGGTCAAAAGATTGTAAAACCCGTTAGTGTTCTGGATTACAATCAGCACATGGGTGCAGTTGATGCAGGTGATATGCAGTTGTCGTTCAACGAAACCGCTCGGAAGTCATTGAAGtggtacaaaaaactgtttttccaTTTGTTAGATGTAACCATACGTAATGCATACATTTTGCAGCATCAAATGACAGGAAAAATTCCTCAACTATCAGAATTCCGTAAGGAATTAGTGAGAGAAATCATTGAGAAACATTGTGAGATGAAAAAAGACAAAAGAGGAGGTCGACCTTCAGCAAATATTACACCACTTAGACTGACACAATGTCATTTCTTGGAGCCAATTCCAGCAACTGTAAACAAAGACAGGCCCAGGCGAAAATGTCATGTTTGTGCCAACACGACCAGAAGACCACAAAGAAGGCAAGACACTTACTTCATGTGTATCCCCTGCAATGTGTCTCTGTGTGTACACCCATGTATGATGGAATACCATACTTATAGGAACTTTTAG